From Sphingomonas hengshuiensis, one genomic window encodes:
- a CDS encoding acyl carrier protein, with protein MSEIESKVVSLVVDHLGVDQKDVTLEASFIDDLGADSLDIVELVMAFEEEFGVEIPDEAAEKIGTVRDAVDYITANKA; from the coding sequence ATGTCAGAGATTGAGAGCAAGGTCGTGTCGCTGGTCGTCGACCACCTCGGCGTCGACCAGAAGGACGTCACGCTGGAGGCGAGCTTCATCGACGACCTCGGCGCGGACAGCCTCGACATCGTCGAGCTGGTCATGGCGTTCGAGGAAGAATTCGGCGTCGAGATCCCCGACGAAGCCGCGGAAAAGATCGGGACGGTCCGCGACGCCGTCGACTATATCACGGCCAACAAGGCCTGA
- the fabF gene encoding beta-ketoacyl-ACP synthase II produces MRRVVVTGLGLVTPLGADVETAWRNILAAKSGAGVIQRFDATEFHTNYACEVKPAGHEYGFDPNLRVDHKVQRQVDPFIIFGIDAAGQAIEDAGLLDMTDEQRFRAGCSIGAGIGGLPGIESESLVLAAKGPKRVSPHFVHGRLINLISGQVSIKYGLMGPNHAVVTACSTGAHSIGDAARMIAMDDADVMLAGGAEGAICPIGIAGFGQARALSTNFRDEPWRGSRPWDQDRDGFVMGEGAGVVVLEEYEHAKARGAKIYAEVIGYGLSGDAYHVTAPHPEGSGAFRSMQMAMRKSGLALSDIDYINAHGTSTPMGDELELGAVRRLFGSDLDGVSMSSTKSAIGHLLGGAGAVESIFCILALRDQIVPPTLNLDNPSENCAGVDLVPHKAKERKVKAVLNNSFGFGGTNASLVMRAV; encoded by the coding sequence ATGCGCCGTGTAGTGGTCACCGGCCTTGGGCTCGTCACCCCCCTGGGTGCCGATGTCGAGACTGCCTGGAGGAACATCCTCGCCGCCAAGTCCGGCGCGGGGGTTATCCAGCGATTCGATGCGACCGAATTTCACACCAACTATGCGTGTGAAGTGAAGCCGGCGGGGCATGAATATGGCTTCGACCCGAATCTGCGCGTCGACCACAAGGTCCAGCGCCAGGTCGATCCCTTCATCATCTTCGGCATCGATGCGGCCGGACAGGCGATCGAGGACGCCGGCTTGCTCGACATGACCGACGAGCAGCGCTTTCGCGCAGGCTGTTCGATCGGCGCGGGCATTGGCGGTCTGCCGGGAATCGAGAGCGAATCGCTCGTCCTCGCCGCCAAGGGGCCGAAGCGGGTTTCGCCGCATTTCGTCCATGGCCGGCTGATCAACCTGATCTCGGGCCAGGTTTCGATCAAATACGGGCTGATGGGGCCGAATCACGCCGTCGTCACGGCGTGCTCGACCGGCGCGCATTCGATCGGCGACGCCGCGCGGATGATCGCGATGGACGATGCCGACGTCATGCTGGCGGGCGGCGCCGAGGGCGCGATCTGCCCGATCGGCATCGCCGGCTTCGGCCAGGCGCGCGCGCTGTCGACCAATTTCCGCGATGAGCCGTGGCGGGGCAGCCGCCCCTGGGACCAGGACCGCGATGGCTTCGTCATGGGCGAGGGCGCGGGCGTTGTGGTGCTCGAGGAATATGAGCACGCCAAGGCGCGCGGCGCGAAAATTTACGCCGAAGTCATCGGTTATGGCCTGTCGGGCGACGCCTATCACGTGACGGCGCCGCACCCCGAGGGTTCGGGCGCGTTCCGTTCGATGCAGATGGCGATGCGCAAGTCGGGCCTCGCGCTGTCGGACATCGATTATATCAACGCGCATGGCACTTCGACGCCGATGGGCGACGAACTGGAACTGGGCGCGGTCCGCCGGCTGTTCGGAAGCGACCTGGACGGCGTGTCGATGAGCTCGACCAAGTCGGCGATCGGGCATCTGCTGGGCGGCGCGGGCGCAGTCGAGAGCATCTTCTGCATCCTCGCGCTGCGCGACCAGATCGTGCCGCCGACGCTCAACCTCGACAATCCGAGCGAGAATTGCGCGGGCGTCGACCTGGTCCCGCACAAGGCCAAGGAGCGCAAGGTCAAGGCCGTGCTCAACAATTCGTTCGGCTTTGGCGGCACCAATGCCAGCCTGGTGATGCGCGCTGTCTGA